The DNA region ATAATATACATTTCATTTCCTCTTTCGGCTATGATATATGAAGAGAAAACCTGCCCTACTGCTTTTACATACTCACCAAACTCTATATTATTTTTTTGAGGCTCTAAGTTATTATTATTTATATCATCTCTATTAAGCACATTATCATAAGAAACATTAGAAACTAATTCATTATTATTAAATACAGTATGAGAATAATTATTTTCTGTGTGATTAAAATTATTAGCAGAATTACTAGCAGTGATATTATTACTTTGTATTGGAAATGTTGGAGTGATGTCTTTATCAATATCTACTTCAATATTAACAGAAGAGAAATTATTTACGCTATTAATATTATTGTATATGGCATTATAAATTATACCAGAAATATCTCTTTCATTTTTTATTCTAACTTCCTTTTTACTTGGATGCACATTAACATCAACTTTATTTGTATCCACATTAATATATAAAAAGAAAAACGGATATCTCTCTTTTGGTATTGAGTTAGAATAGGCATTTTTTATAGCATAGGCAATAACTCTATTTTCTATTGGTCTATTATTTAAAAATATAAAATTATTCTTCCTCATAGACTGACTTATTTTAGAATTGGAAAAAAGCCCATATATATTTATATCATTTTTCTCTATATTTAATTCTATTAAATTTGAAAAAATGTTACTGTCATTCAAATAATTTTCAATTCTATCTTTTAAATTATCAACTTTCAAATAACTATTTACAAGCTTACCGTTATTATATAGCTTCATAGTGATATTAGGCTGAACCAAAGCCTCCATATCAAATACTTCTTTAACTAAATAAAACTCTCTTGATATATGCTTTAAAAACTTGTATCTTGCAGGTATATTAAAAAAAAGATTTTTAGCAGTAATCTTAGTACCATTAACAGAAGCATAAGGCTTATGTTCTAATATTTTTCCAGCCTCAACAACAATTTTTCCGCCAGTTTTTTCATCAATACTCTTTGAAACTATTTCTAAATTGGTAACATCTCCTATAGAAGCCAATGCCTCCCCTCTAAAACCTAGAGTGTATATATTATCCAAATCTTCTATAGAATAAATTTTACTAGTAGCATGATGAGTAATAGCTAATGGAAGCTCCTCAAAAGCTATACCACTTCCATTATCTTCTACTATCATAGTTTTTATTCCAGCCTCTTCAACACTCACTTCTATATTATCAGCTCCGCTATCAACAGCATTTTCAAGAAGCTCTTTAAGCATTGATGCAGGTCTCTCTATTATCTCTCCGGCAGCTATACGATTTGCTACAGATTTTGGAAGCTTCATTATACTTTTTTTCATTGTTGCATTATATTATATTTCTAATAAAAAATAAAATTTTTTAATTATTATAATACTAATAATTGAATATTTTTTTAATATATATTATGATAAAAAAATATCATTGGTTTAATTTATGAAAAAACTTTTATTTATAGCAATATTATCTATTATAGTTATCTTCTCTCAAGAAGAATGTAAAGGCCCAGATGGAGACTCCAAGCCTACACCATTTAGACATGACAAAAGTTTTATAAAATACAGCTATAATATTACAATAGAAGATTTTCTTTTTTGTTCATTAGTATTTTTTTCTATAGTTATTCCATCTTTTATTATCATAAATAAAAAATAATTATAGTTTTATTATAATAATACATTAATTTTGTATAATACATATTCCGATAATATAGAAGTATGTTAAATAATATTTAGTAATATTAGGAGTTTTTATGTATAAAAAAATATTATTATTACTAACTCTAATATTATTTAGTTTTATTGTTTCTTGCAATGACAAAGATAATAAAGAAGCCAATATAAACAACAGATTGCAAGACGATGAATATATAACTAAAATAGTAGAAAGCAATTCAAAATAAGTTTTTTATATAAACTTTGTATTAAAAAAGCCCGCCTACCAACTGTAAACGAGCCTTAAAATTTTATTATCTGTCATCTAATGTAATTAGCACTTCTCTTGGCTTAGAGCCGTTTTCAGGCCCTACAATACCCTGACGCTCCATAATCTCTACTATTCTAGCAGCACGGTTATAACCTATTTTTAAACGTCTTTGTAAGAATGATGCACTAGCCTTGCCTGTTCTAGCAACAAGTTCAACAGCATCTTCCCAAAGCTCTTCGTCTAATATATCCTCTTCATCAGTGTTTTTGTCATCATCGCTTCCCTCTAATGCCGCAATCAAGCTCTCATCAAACATAGGAGACATCTCTCCAGATAAATAATCAACCACCTTCTTAACTTCATTATCAGAAACAAAAGCACCCTGAACCCTCTCAGGCATCTGGCTTCCAGAAGAACAGAATAAAGCATCTCCCTTACCCAATAACTGCTCGGCACCAGACATATCTATTATAATACGTGAGTTTGTTTTGTTAGGTACTTGGAATGCAATTCTAGTAGGTAAATTAGCCTTTATAACACCAGTAACAACATCTGCAGAAGGTCTTTGTGTGGCAATTATTAAGTGTATACCAACAGCCCTACTCATACCAGCCAAACGTGATATTAAATCCTCAACCTCTTTTGATGCAACAACCATCAAATTGTGAAGCTCATCTATCACTAAAACTATATATGGGAACAACTCTAAAGGCTCTCCGTTAAACTCTGTCTCTCCCTCTTTAAGAAGCTGTTTTACTTTTTCGTTGTAAGTCTTAACATTTCTAACGAAGAATCTCTCCATTCTTTCGTATCTTTTCTCCATTATGTCTACAATATATCTCAACACTATAGTAGCCTTCTTCTCATCAGAAACAACAGGAGACATTAAATGCGGTATGCCGTTATATATAGAAAGCTCAACTCTCTTTTTATCTACAAATATAAACTTAAGCTCATCAGGTCTAAACTTGTAATAAAAGCGAAAGTATTATTGTAGATAAACAAACACTTTTACCAGAACCAGTAGTACCAGCAACAAGCAAGTGAGGAGCTTCAGACATATCTGATACAACATTGTTTCCATATATTCCTTTTCCAAGTACAAATGGTATATCAAGCTTTGATTGTCTGAAATCGCTGCTTTCTAATACATCTCTTAAAAATACAGCATTTCTCACTTTGTTTGGTATCTCTATACCTATAACAGAGCGACCTGGTATTGGTGCTATTATTCTCACACTCTCTGAAGCAAGTGCTAAAGCAATATTGTCCGTTAAGTTTGATATTTTTGACACTCTAGTACCTGCCGCTAATTCAAGCTCATATCTTGTAATAACAGGTCCTCTTGATACTCCTGTAACTTTAGCTTCTATATTAAAATCAAGCAATGTATTTTCTAATTGTATTGCTGTTTGTTTTATAGATTCAAGCATTGCATTATCATTTACAGGAATTGATCTATTAAGCAAATCAAATGGAGGAGCTTTATAATGTTTATCTACATACTTGCTGTCAAAGTTTGATTGTATTAAGTCAAAATCATTTTTATGATTTTTATATAGTATTGGCTTTTGAGGCTCCTTTAATGTGTTTACTTTTTTTTCTGATTCTATATTTATAAAACCGCTATTAGTTTCATTATCATTTTTTATATCTTCTATAGAGTTTAATTTTTCAGCATATTTCTGAAGTTCTTTTTCAACATCATATTCTTCTTCATTATTGCTTGTATTATCATAATATTTAGAATCATTTGAAAAATTATGAAGCTCTCTCAAATCATCTTTTATTTTTACATCTTCTATATCATTATAAGATTTATCAACATTGTAAAGCTCTTCTTCGTCCAAATCAAAACAATTTAATATACTATCATCATCAATAATATTATTGTTATTGTAATTTGGTATATGGTCTTCTCTTCTATAAGCTCTCTTTGAAGCATAACCCATAGGAAACTCAAAGTGACTGCTCTTATTAGTTGTTGTTTCTGAATAATTTAACTGTTCTTTGTTATTGCTTCCTCTTTTTATTTTGCCATGCTCTCTGTCATACATTTCTTTTAATTGTTTATTTTCATTAGCAACTCTTCTTAGTTTATCTAATATATTTTCTTTATTATCAGTTTTAAAAGAGCTATTAGTTTTATATAAGGCATCAGTATCATTAAAATCATCAATAGGCTGATTTATAGTATTTTCTTTTTTTAGAGTTTTTTCTTTATACTCTTTATATAATTTATCTAAATCTTCAATATATTCTATTTTGTTATTTTCTATTTTCTCATCATTATTATTTAACTCTTTAAACTTTCTCTCTCTGTTTTTATATATATTTTCAAGTATCACACTCTCATCATAATCGCTATTTATACTATTTTTAGCTCTCAAAAAATTTTCTGTTGTATCATAATAATTAATATTACCTTCGTAAGCAGCCTTTTTAAAATCTGACTTTTTGGCTCTATTAATGCTAAAATCCCAATCAATATTTTCTATTGCCTCATGAACATTTTTATTATATTCATCATCATATTGTTTTAATTCATTATATTGATTGAAAGCATCTTCTTTTTTTTTTATATCAGTTTTTATATTATTTCCAAATGCAGCCTCAAATAAAGAATTGCCCATATCCTCTTCTCTATCTTCTATTGCATTAACATTAATCCTTCCATAATTATCTCTTTTCAAATTATTTAAACTCTCAACCATATAATCTAATTCTTTATTCTTAGCATCATCAAAATCATTTCTCTTATTAAAAAAGTCGTCCATTAGATTATCATTTATATTTTCATTTTTATTATATTTTCTCTCAGATGAATTATAATGATTGAAAGATATTTTTTCTATAAATGGAGTATTGCTAAACTCAAAATCAGATACTTCTTTTTTACTAAATATAGGCAAGTAATCCATAGAAGAACTTTTTTTATTATTTTCTTTTTTATAATTTTTTTCATTTCCTTCTTCTTTCATTTCATCTCTTTTCATTTCTTCTTTTTTAGTTTTTATAGTATCAGATATTTTTCTCTCAACATCTTTTAAATCTATTTTTTTTACCATATCTTTGCAATAATTAACTAAATCAAGCAGTGAAACTTTAGCAAATACTATTATAGTAATAAGAAGTATAGCAGAAGTTATTATTACAGCACCAATATTTCCAAATAATGAAGCAAGAGAGCCTCCTATAACCTCTCCCATCATTCCGCCTTTATAATAAAAAGCCTTATCTCCAAGTAATATATCAAGAAGTATGCTAGACAACATCATCACAAATGATAAAAGAAGAGCAAACATCAAAATATTTTTAACAGAATTTTTTAATATAATATTTACTCCAGCATATATAAAAAATGCAGGTATTACAAAAGAAGAAACACCAAAAGCAGAAAATGAATACTCAGCAATATAAGCACCAAACTTACCAAGTAAATTATTTGTTGCAAGAGAAGTATTCATCTCTCCTATATTAGCACTCAAATATGATAAAATTAATATACCAGCAAAAAGTATGCATAAAAAACCAATAATATCATATATAGGGTTTCTATTTTTATCATCATATGATTGATAAACATTTTTACTCTCAGCTCTTTTTTGTATGTTTAATTTTCTTTTAGTAAACATTATAAAAACTCCAGCTATTTTTAAGCATTAATAAAATATATATACACAGCTAAACCAACTATTATGCAGTAAAAACTAAAGTAATAAAGCTTTCCTTTTTTGAGAAAAGACATTAAAAACTTTAAAGCAATAACTCCAAATATAAAAGAAGTAAGAAGACCAACTATCACATAAGTAACATTAAAGTCTGTTAAATCCTTTAAAGAAAGAAGCAAAGCACCAAATATAGCAGGCAAAGATATTAAAAAAGAAAATCTTCCTGCAAAATCTCTATTAAGCCCCAAAAATAAAGCAGCACTTATAGTCATACCAGACCTTGATATTCCAGGGAAAACTGCTATAGCCTGAGCAAAACCAATCAATAAAGCATTATAATATGTTGTTGTAAGAGCATCTTTATTAATTCCTCTATCAGCTTTTTTTGTAAGAAGAAGTATAGAACCAGTTATAATAAGATTAAGCCCTACTCTCTTTGTATCAATATTGCTTAAATATTCCTCTAAAAACAAACCCACTATAGCAACAGGTATTGAAGCTATAATTACCATAAGCCCAACCCTGAAACCTTCGCTATTTTTGCTTGAATATTTAATATCTTTTAATCCAGAAAAGAAACCAACTATTGCATTAATAATATCCTTACGAAATACCAAACAAGTGGCTAAAAATGTACCAAAATGAAGTGCTATTTCAAAAGATAATATGTTTTCTGTATTAAACTGAAGGAAATATTCTGCTATTCTCAAATGACCTGAACTAGATACTGGCAAAAATTCAGTAACTGCTTGAATAAATCCTAATATAATTGCTTTTACCATTAAAAAACTACCCCTATTCTTTATAAATTGTTTACATAATACTGTTATAATTCTCGGATAGTTTAAAAAAAACAACACAAAAAAATTATGTAAACTCTAATTAATATTTTTATAGAGCAACTTTTTAATATGAATCTACTACATTTCAAACAAAAAAATAGGTATTTTCATGCAATATACAACTTATATATTGTTTTTTTAAAGATTAAAAATTCATATAATATAAAATATTCTATTATAAAAGGACTTTATATATGGAAAATGAAATCTTATTATATAATTTAGGTTACAACATAAGATTACTTAGAAAAAGCAAAAAAATGACTATAGACGCCCTAGCAGAACATGCAGGGGTATCAAGTAAATATTTGCAAGGCATAGAAGTTGGTAATAGAAATATATCAGTAAAAAGATTAAATAAAATAGCAAGAGCCTTAGAAACAACTCCAGAAAGTCTATTAACTATAAAAAGCAGCAACCTAGAAAATAGAGATGATAAACTTCTAAACACTTATGAAAAATTAAAAAAAGTTGAATCAAATAAATTAGATATCATATCCAATTTAATAGACGATATAAATAAATTATCAAGTTCAGAAAACAATAAAAAAAGACCTTAAACAAAAATTAATTTGCTCAAGGTCTTTTATTTATTAAAAGTTATTAACTTAATTAATAGCTAATAATGTTTCTTGTAAAGCAGCCATATAATCTTTAGCTCTTGAAACATTTGGATTATCTGGATAAGTATTAACAAATGTATCTAAAGCTTTATAAGAATCAGAATATCTTCCAACTTTGAAGTATGATAATCCAATATAAAGCAAAGCTTCAGCATCAAGAGTATAAACATTATTTAATCTTACTCTATTAAAATAATCTACAGCACTATTATAATTTTTCTCATTATAATAAGACTCACCAATTTTAAATAAAGCCTCTTCCTGATATTTTGTTCTAGGGAAAAGAGTAGCTATTTTATTATAATACATTCTAGCTTTAACATAATTCTTTTGAACATACATTCTATGAGCTATAGCAGGTACTTGAATAAGATAAGTTCTTGAAACCTCATTATAATAAATGCTAGTATTATAATATTTTAAGAAATCTTCATATATTTCAAAAGCTCTGTCATATTCATTCATAGCAAAATAAACTCTAGCTCTTCCCAAAACTGCTAACTCACCATCTGACCTTAAAAAATAACTTAAAGCTTCACCATATTTTTTCTCAAAGAACAACTGATATCCATATTGCATATTTATAGTAGAAGCTAAAGATTTATCAGCAGGTTTTAAATTATTTTGTAATTTAGCAATGATATATTGGTCAGCACTGTTTTGTAATCTTGCTATATCTGCATAAGCTATTATAGCATCAAGCTGATAAGCTTCAAAACCCACACCGTCTATTATTTCAGATAAACGATTTTTAGCTAAATTATAATTTTTCATTTTCTTTAATGAATCAGCTACAATAAAATAAGATTCTGCTACATTGCTTACAGGTTTTGACCTGCTGTCTATAGACAAATATTCATTTAAATTATTGATAGCTTCATTATAATTTTCTAATTCATAATATCTTTTTCCTTTCTGGAAATATCTTTCAGGAGAAGACAAGGTAGAAACTTTAGTAATAAAAACACCTATCAATATAGCTACAACTGTAATAACAGAAGCTAAAACTGCTGCATAAGTTTTCATAATCTCTCCTTTTATTATAAATCACTTAAAACTTGATTAATCCAGAAATTAACTTCATTAGGATTAATAGATTTTATTTTTTTCAATGTATCTAAAGCATTCTTTTTTCTTCCAGCACTCTTATAGGATTTACCAAGAAGTAAATTAATATCATAATATAAAGCACTATCAACTTTTTTTCTTGATATAGGCTCTAAAATTTTAATTGCTCCGGCATAATTATTAGCCTTAAACTGAGCCAAAGCCCTCTGATATTCAGAACTATATCTTTGATATTCAGTTGGAGTCTTTTTAGTGTTATCTTTTTTTATCTCAACATTAACAATATTCTCATTCTTATCATTTGTAAAACTAGTAACCTTTAATTCATTTGTAACGTTTTCAACCATACGGCTTTGATTTGTAAAGTCATTAGTAACAAAATCATTAGTATTAATTTCATTAGTCAATGAATCATTAGTAGGATTAATTATATATATTTTAGTAGTGTTATAGTAATTAGTATAATTATTAGTCAAGTTATAATAATTAGTATAATTGTAATAATTTGTACTGAAAACTATTCCTCTATTTGAGTCTATTCTATTAGTAGTGTAATAGAGATCAACATAATTTGTAGGAGGCAATATAGTATAATTTGTATCAAATAAATTAGTATTCGGATAATAACTTAAAAAATCATTACTACTTACTATGTTTGTAAGCATATCATTTGTAAAGTAAGTATTATTAGTATTAAGGTCATTAGTTATAATATCATTTGTAATAATATTATTAGTAATGATTTCATTAGTATTTATTTCATTATTGATATTAGTCATATCATTTTTAAATGGGTCATAATATTCAAACTGCATCAAATCCATATTTTCTGTAGCAGTGTAGAAATTAATATTATCTATATATGATATTACAGCATAATAATATTTATCATATTTAGGTAAATTATCATAGATAGTATATGTAGTAGAAGCGTTAGTTGCTTTTGTTGAAGCTACCACTTTTGCATTAGTAAGCACTGTTTTACTTAAAATAGGGTCTTCACTTCTATAAACATAATACATCAAATTCGGATGATAAATACCAACCCAACTTACTTCCACTTTATTTTCTTCTATATGTTTAATATTAAGTTTAGTTACAAGTCTTCTAGAGTTAGGCAAATCATTATAATTTTCTATACTAATTCTATCAGAAGAGGTCTGAGCAATCAAACTAGTGTATAAGTATGCAAAAGCTACTAATACTAAAGTTAATAATAGATATAATTTATTGTTTTTTAATCTTTTCATCTTATTATCCTCTTTGTACTATTATAATAGTCGGATGCATATATTATAAATTTTACACTATGCTATAAAAAAATAAATAAAAACTTTATATTTTTTCCATAATCATAGCAATTAAAAAGCCAAAACACATAGATAAAACTGTTGCAGTAAGCATTCCCAAACTTAAAGTAGTAATATTAGGCCATAAACTTAAAAAAGATACAACTATTATACCAAGTACAAAACCAAATAATATAGATTTATGTTTTTGTATAACAATAGTAACAAGTTTAGATATAGTAAAAATTCCTATAGCAACCCCAAGACCTAAAAACATTAATGGATATACATTAGCAAAATTTTTAGTAAGAGTAGATACAAGATTAGATACATTCTCATACTCACCCAATATTAATAAAAGCAAAGAACCAGATATACCAGGTATCACCATAGCAACAGCCGCAGCTATACCGCAGAAAAATAATTTAATTCCATAAAATATAGAAAAATCTCCAGTATAAGTAGTCTCTCCAGCAGGCTTATTAATATCGAAGTAAACAAATATTGCCATTATAAAAGCACCTATAAAAAAAGATATAAATACTTTAAAATCAAATTTATCTATAGTCTTAGTAACAAACGGAAAAGAACCAAGTATAAGCCCTACAAAAAATATTTTAGTAGGTATAGGGTAATATTGAAATAAATAATTAATAATATTTAAAAAAAGTACTATAGAAACTCCAGCACCCAAAAAAACAGGTACTAATATTTTTAAGCTCTCCCCTACCTCTTTCCATTTTAATTTAATAATAGCAGTAGGCAAAGTAGATATAGCATAAGTAAGATTTTCGTATATTCCAAGTACAAACGCTATAGTACCGCCAGAAACACCAGGTATAGCATTTGCCACACCTATAGCCATACCCTTAATAAGGTAAGATATATAATTTCTTATGTTCATTTTATTCTCTTTGTTTAGATTTTTTTATGATTTATTTTTTATTAAAGTGCTTAAATAAAATAAGCCATGCATCAAAACACATGGCTTTAATAGTCAAAATCACTCTACAACAGCTATAATTTCAACTTCTACTAAAGCATCTTTAGGTAAAGCTTTAACAGCTACTGTACTTCTTGCAGGAGGGTTTTCTGTGAAATATTTAGCATATACTTCATTGAAAGCAGCAAAATTAGCCATATCGCTTAAGAAACAAGTAGTTTTAATAACATTAGCAAAAGTTAAGTTTTCAGATTCTAATAAACCTTTAATATTTTCCATTACTCTTTCTGTCTGTGCTTGAATATTGTTTTCAGCCATAGCACCGCTAACAGGGTCTAGAGGTATCTGACCTGAAGCAAATATAAAATTTCCGCTTTTAACAGCTTGAGAATAAGGACCTATAGCTTGTGGTGCTTTGTGAGTTTTTATTATTTTTTTCTCCATAAAAGATTCTCCTTTTTTATATTATTTAATTTAATCACCATTTTATTGAAAGAATTATAATAATTTTTTACAAAATATCAAGCAAATAATATAAAACTTTATACTATTTTATATAATAAAATATAAAATATATTTATTAATTAACAATAAAGCCTCTTGACAATTTTTTATTATGTAGTATAATTCGGTACTCATAAGCTTTTAGAAATAAAAAAATCAATACTGGGGTGTCGTCAAGCGGTAAGACAAGTGGTTTTGGTCCATTTATTCGGGGGTTCGAATCCTCCCACCCCAACTTTTCTTTAATGTGGTTGTAATTATGGGTATAGAAGAAGAAATATTAGTTTTAAGCGGTACAGCTAACCCTCAGCTTGCTAAAGATGTTGTTGATAATTTAGGCATTAAATTGGGCAATATGCAAATACGCAAATTCGCTGATGGTGAAACCTTCGTACAAATAGAAGAAACTGCTAGAAATAAAGATACATACATAATTCAGCCTACAGGAAGACCTTCCAGCAATGAAAGTTGGATGGAATTATTCTGTGTAATAGATGCTTTAAAAAGAGCTAGTGCTAAAAGAATTACTGCTGTTATACCATATTACGGATATTCTAGACAAGATAGAAAAAATGAACCTAGAGTGCCTATAACTGCTAAATTAGTAGCTAACCTCTTGCAAGCTTCTGGCGTTCACAGAGTTTTAGCTCTTGATTTGCACGCAGCTCAAATACAAGGCTTTTTTGATATACCTGTTGATCATATGCTTTCTAAAAATGTTTTCTTAGAAAAAATAAGAAAGGATATAGATATATCAAATGCTATGGTTGTTTCACCTGATATAGGCGGTGTAGGAAGAGCTAGATTTATAGCAAAAACTCTTAATCTCGATATTGCTATTATAGATAAAAGAAGAGACAGAGCAAATGAATGCGAGGTTATGAATGTTATTGGTAATGTAGAAGGTAAAGATGCTATCATTATAGATGATATTATTGATACCGGCGGAACATTACTTAAAGGTATTGCAGCTCTTAAAAAAGCAGGTATGAGAAAAATATATATATTTATAACTCATGCAGTATGTTCTGGTGATGCTTACGAGAGAATCAATGCTAGTGAAGTAGAAAAACTTTATATTACTGATAGCTTAAAAGTAATGACTGACAGATTAGGCAGTAAAATAGAAGTGCTCTCTGTTGCTCCTGTTATTGCTAATGCTATTAAATATATACATTTAGAA from Brachyspira pilosicoli P43/6/78 includes:
- a CDS encoding ribose-phosphate diphosphokinase yields the protein MGIEEEILVLSGTANPQLAKDVVDNLGIKLGNMQIRKFADGETFVQIEETARNKDTYIIQPTGRPSSNESWMELFCVIDALKRASAKRITAVIPYYGYSRQDRKNEPRVPITAKLVANLLQASGVHRVLALDLHAAQIQGFFDIPVDHMLSKNVFLEKIRKDIDISNAMVVSPDIGGVGRARFIAKTLNLDIAIIDKRRDRANECEVMNVIGNVEGKDAIIIDDIIDTGGTLLKGIAALKKAGMRKIYIFITHAVCSGDAYERINASEVEKLYITDSLKVMTDRLGSKIEVLSVAPVIANAIKYIHLERSISVLFDQ